In the genome of Nonlabens sp. MB-3u-79, one region contains:
- a CDS encoding bifunctional 3-deoxy-7-phosphoheptulonate synthase/chorismate mutase type II yields the protein MENKKEFRNWLDAHQLEHPIVIAGPCSAETEGQVLKIAHELKDTDVTYLRAGIWKPRTRPGNFEGVGAMGLKWLQKAKAETGLLTATEVANRAHVELALEHDIDLLWIGARSTVSPFIVQEIADALQGTDKVVLVKNPVNPDLALWIGAVERLHTANIKKLGVIHRGFSTYDKSKYRNNPEWQIAVDFQTKYPDIPLICDPSHITGKRDMILEVSQTALDLNFDGLMIETHYDPDNAWSDAAQQVTPTALMQIFKDLRIRKEQDDEAGYQSKLGVLRAQIDVIDNSIIKTLGKRMKTADAIGALKKERNVAILQSKRWNEILGKMILDGQEHGLSEEFILRVFKAVHQESIIHQEKVINN from the coding sequence ATGGAAAATAAGAAGGAATTCAGAAACTGGTTAGACGCTCACCAACTGGAGCATCCCATAGTTATTGCTGGACCATGCAGCGCAGAAACAGAAGGCCAAGTGCTTAAAATTGCACATGAGTTAAAAGATACGGACGTTACTTACTTACGTGCAGGAATATGGAAGCCTAGAACACGCCCAGGAAACTTTGAAGGAGTAGGAGCTATGGGTCTTAAATGGCTGCAAAAGGCAAAAGCTGAAACAGGTCTTTTAACCGCCACAGAAGTAGCAAACCGAGCTCACGTAGAGTTGGCTTTAGAACATGACATAGACCTTTTATGGATAGGTGCTCGATCTACTGTTAGTCCATTTATTGTTCAAGAAATTGCTGATGCGTTACAAGGAACGGATAAGGTAGTGCTGGTAAAAAATCCAGTAAATCCTGATCTGGCTTTGTGGATAGGGGCTGTGGAACGTTTGCATACGGCAAACATCAAGAAATTAGGAGTGATCCATAGAGGCTTCTCTACTTATGATAAATCAAAATACCGCAACAATCCAGAATGGCAAATAGCGGTAGATTTCCAGACGAAGTATCCAGATATTCCATTGATTTGTGATCCTTCACATATTACCGGAAAAAGAGATATGATTCTTGAAGTTTCTCAAACCGCTCTCGACTTAAACTTTGACGGATTGATGATTGAAACACATTATGACCCAGATAATGCTTGGAGCGATGCTGCTCAACAAGTAACACCAACCGCCTTGATGCAAATTTTTAAAGATTTGCGTATTAGAAAAGAGCAAGATGATGAAGCTGGATACCAATCTAAATTAGGTGTTTTAAGGGCTCAAATAGATGTGATCGACAATTCTATTATTAAAACATTAGGTAAGAGAATGAAAACTGCAGACGCGATTGGTGCTTTGAAAAAAGAACGTAACGTAGCTATTTTGCAATCCAAAAGATGGAATGAGATTCTTGGTAAAATGATATTGGATGGACAGGAACACGGATTAAGTGAAGAGTTTATTCTCCGGGTTTTTAAAGCCGTGCATCAAGAATCTATTATACACCAAGAAAAGGTGATTAATAATTAA
- a CDS encoding polyribonucleotide nucleotidyltransferase — protein sequence MKPQVFKQVIKMANGPDITIETGALAKQAHGSVVITCGKAMLLGTVVSGYKSTGLDFLPLTVDYREKFAAAGKYPGGFFKREARPNDGEVLTMRLVDRVLRPLFPKDYHAEVQVMIQLMSHDPEVMPDAMAGLAASAAIQLSDIPFECAISEVRVARVDGEFLVNPSYAQLAEADLEMMIGASADSVMMVEGEMSEVSEEDMIAAIKAAHEAIKDQCAAQIALAEEVGKKVVREYDGEKEDADIEAKVAELAYQKVYDVAKKGSAKAERTAAFSEIKEEIKATFSEEDQKENGDMISKYFNKTHKKAVRDVLLNEGIRLDGRKSTDIRDIWCEVDYLPSTHGSAIFTRGETQALATVTLGTSRDANVIDMASQEGEERFYLHYNFPPFCTGEARPLRGTSRREVGHGNLAQRALKRMLPDDLPYTVRIVSEVLESNGSSSMATVCAGTMAMMDAGLPMKKPVSGIAMGLITDGEKYAVLSDILGDEDHLGDMDFKVTGTEDGITACQMDIKVKGLSYEILTNALMQARDGRMHILGKLTDTIAAPAADVKSHAPKMESMEIEGKFIGAIIGPGGKVIQEMQKETETVINIKEDGDMGIIEIAGTDRAKIEAALERIRNLIFEPEVGSVYEVKVVKMLDFGAVVELKPGKETLLHVSEFDYKRIEDPSTVLKVGDILDVKYMGVDPRTKKQKVSRKECLPKPEGWVERPARPREDRPRRDNDRRAPRRDDRPRRDNDSSSESKSEE from the coding sequence ATGAAACCACAAGTTTTTAAACAAGTGATCAAAATGGCCAATGGGCCTGATATCACTATCGAAACTGGAGCGCTTGCAAAACAAGCACATGGATCTGTTGTGATCACATGTGGAAAAGCAATGCTTCTAGGAACTGTAGTATCCGGCTACAAATCAACTGGACTAGATTTCCTTCCACTTACTGTAGATTACCGTGAGAAATTTGCCGCTGCCGGTAAATATCCAGGTGGATTCTTCAAACGTGAAGCACGTCCTAACGATGGAGAAGTACTTACTATGCGTCTTGTAGACCGTGTATTGCGTCCCCTATTCCCTAAAGATTACCATGCAGAAGTACAGGTAATGATTCAATTGATGTCTCATGACCCAGAAGTAATGCCAGATGCTATGGCGGGTCTTGCTGCAAGTGCTGCTATTCAGCTTTCTGACATTCCATTTGAATGTGCGATCTCTGAAGTACGTGTAGCGCGTGTAGATGGTGAGTTTCTAGTCAACCCAAGTTATGCTCAGCTTGCTGAAGCTGACCTTGAGATGATGATAGGTGCTAGTGCTGACTCTGTAATGATGGTAGAAGGTGAGATGAGTGAAGTATCTGAAGAAGATATGATCGCTGCAATCAAAGCCGCTCACGAAGCTATTAAAGATCAGTGTGCAGCTCAAATTGCTCTTGCTGAAGAAGTAGGTAAAAAAGTAGTACGTGAGTACGACGGCGAAAAAGAAGATGCAGATATCGAAGCTAAGGTAGCAGAACTTGCTTACCAAAAAGTTTATGATGTTGCTAAAAAAGGAAGCGCTAAAGCAGAGCGCACCGCTGCTTTCTCTGAAATCAAAGAAGAGATCAAAGCTACCTTCTCTGAGGAAGATCAAAAGGAAAACGGAGACATGATCTCCAAGTATTTCAATAAGACCCATAAAAAAGCAGTACGTGATGTACTACTTAATGAGGGTATACGTCTAGATGGTCGTAAGTCTACAGATATACGTGATATCTGGTGTGAGGTAGATTACCTTCCATCAACACATGGTAGCGCTATTTTCACTCGTGGAGAAACTCAAGCACTAGCAACAGTAACTTTAGGTACTTCTAGAGATGCTAATGTGATCGACATGGCTTCTCAAGAAGGAGAAGAGCGTTTCTACTTACATTACAACTTCCCTCCTTTCTGTACAGGAGAAGCTCGTCCACTACGTGGTACTTCTCGTCGTGAAGTAGGTCATGGAAATCTTGCTCAACGTGCGTTGAAAAGAATGCTTCCAGATGACCTTCCTTATACCGTGAGAATTGTTTCTGAAGTATTAGAATCTAACGGTTCTTCTTCTATGGCAACAGTTTGTGCTGGTACAATGGCTATGATGGATGCAGGTCTACCTATGAAAAAACCAGTTTCTGGTATTGCAATGGGATTGATCACAGATGGTGAGAAATATGCCGTATTATCTGATATATTAGGTGATGAAGATCACTTAGGAGATATGGACTTTAAAGTAACTGGTACAGAAGATGGTATCACTGCTTGTCAAATGGATATTAAAGTAAAAGGTCTTTCTTATGAAATCCTTACTAATGCTTTAATGCAGGCTAGAGATGGTCGTATGCACATTCTAGGGAAACTGACTGACACGATCGCTGCTCCGGCCGCAGACGTGAAGTCACATGCTCCTAAGATGGAATCTATGGAAATTGAAGGCAAATTCATTGGAGCTATTATAGGACCTGGTGGAAAAGTAATTCAAGAAATGCAAAAAGAAACAGAGACTGTTATCAACATCAAAGAAGATGGCGATATGGGAATCATTGAAATTGCAGGTACAGATCGTGCTAAAATTGAAGCTGCTTTAGAACGTATCAGAAATCTCATTTTTGAACCAGAAGTAGGCTCTGTCTATGAAGTAAAGGTTGTTAAAATGCTAGACTTTGGTGCTGTAGTAGAATTAAAGCCAGGTAAAGAAACTTTACTTCACGTAAGTGAGTTTGATTACAAGCGTATTGAAGATCCATCTACCGTTCTTAAAGTAGGAGATATTCTTGATGTGAAATACATGGGTGTAGATCCACGTACGAAGAAGCAAAAAGTATCTCGTAAGGAATGTTTACCTAAACCAGAAGGTTGGGTAGAGCGTCCAGCACGTCCACGTGAAGACCGCCC
- a CDS encoding TIGR04283 family arsenosugar biosynthesis glycosyltransferase, producing the protein MISIIIPVLNEESSILKLLHHLQEYAQEANSLEVIVVDGGSTDATVQLVADYALLQNKCVVKVVSSEKGRGKQMHYGSTIATGEFLYFLHADSCPPSNYDAHITKAVKDGNPAGCFRMKFKSRHPWLIIIGWFTRFSWKAGRGGDQSQYITRELYDQIGGYNTEIPIYEDYDLITRLYERDQYYVIPKWLTTSARRYHDKGVFSLQWFYIQIYWKKYRGASIDEIYQYYLIKCS; encoded by the coding sequence ATGATAAGCATTATCATTCCGGTTCTCAATGAAGAATCATCTATTTTAAAGTTACTACATCACCTTCAAGAGTATGCACAAGAGGCAAATTCTTTAGAGGTAATTGTAGTAGATGGAGGTAGTACTGATGCCACTGTTCAACTAGTTGCCGACTACGCTTTGCTACAAAATAAGTGTGTCGTTAAAGTTGTGTCTTCAGAAAAGGGACGTGGCAAGCAAATGCATTATGGCTCAACAATCGCAACCGGCGAATTCCTGTATTTTCTTCACGCAGATTCCTGCCCGCCTAGCAATTATGACGCACATATTACAAAGGCAGTTAAAGACGGGAACCCGGCGGGTTGTTTTAGAATGAAGTTTAAAAGCAGGCATCCATGGTTAATAATCATAGGTTGGTTCACTAGGTTTTCATGGAAAGCTGGTCGAGGAGGCGATCAATCTCAATATATTACTCGTGAACTTTATGATCAAATAGGAGGCTATAATACTGAGATTCCTATTTACGAGGATTATGATTTGATCACAAGGCTTTACGAACGCGACCAGTATTATGTGATCCCAAAATGGTTGACAACTAGCGCTAGGCGTTACCATGATAAAGGCGTTTTTAGCTTGCAGTGGTTTTATATTCAGATTTACTGGAAAAAGTATCGCGGGGCATCCATTGATGAAATTTATCAGTATTATTTAATTAAATGTAGTTGA
- a CDS encoding prephenate dehydrogenase, with protein sequence MKNIFLIGTGLIGGSMLMDLRRHYPEAVLYGIDKDQLHAQKAKENGIIDQIAKLEDLKIADLVIVSIPVDATLKVLPQVLDVILENALVIDVGSTKGAICDGVATHKNRSQFLAAHPIAGTEFSGPDAAIANLFVKKTIIVCEVEKTSSKLQEIAKLIFDHLGMRVRYMTPAAHDRHIAYVSHLSHISSFMLGKTVIQEEENERDIFDLAGSGFESTVRLAKSSPAMWTPIFAQNKEHVLASLDGYIENLSRFRESVKNDDHSAIFNDMEQTNRIKTILKGIENGK encoded by the coding sequence ATGAAAAACATCTTTCTAATAGGAACTGGGTTGATAGGGGGCTCGATGCTTATGGATTTGCGCAGGCATTATCCAGAGGCTGTTTTGTACGGCATTGATAAAGATCAACTACATGCCCAAAAAGCAAAAGAAAATGGAATTATCGACCAAATCGCAAAACTGGAAGACTTAAAAATTGCAGATCTGGTGATCGTTTCTATTCCTGTAGATGCAACTTTAAAAGTATTGCCTCAGGTGCTGGATGTAATTCTTGAAAACGCCTTGGTTATTGATGTAGGCTCTACTAAAGGAGCGATTTGTGATGGCGTAGCAACTCATAAAAATAGAAGCCAGTTTCTAGCAGCACACCCTATTGCGGGAACCGAATTTTCTGGACCAGATGCGGCAATAGCTAATTTATTTGTCAAGAAAACCATAATTGTATGTGAGGTAGAGAAAACCTCTTCTAAATTGCAAGAAATTGCAAAACTGATCTTTGATCATCTGGGAATGAGAGTGCGGTACATGACACCTGCGGCTCACGACCGGCATATTGCTTACGTGTCTCATTTATCTCACATATCTAGTTTTATGTTGGGAAAGACGGTGATACAGGAGGAAGAAAATGAGCGGGATATCTTTGATCTCGCCGGCAGCGGATTTGAAAGTACCGTACGACTGGCAAAGAGTTCGCCGGCCATGTGGACGCCTATATTTGCACAGAATAAAGAGCATGTTTTGGCTAGTTTGGATGGCTATATTGAGAATTTGTCTCGCTTTCGCGAAAGCGTAAAAAACGACGATCACAGTGCCATATTTAATGATATGGAACAAACAAATAGAATTAAAACGATACTGAAAGGAATTGAAAATGGAAAATAA
- the rpsO gene encoding 30S ribosomal protein S15, producing the protein MYLAPEKKAEIFAKHGKTVNDTGNTDSQIALFTYRINYLTGHLKNNRHDYNTERSLVKLVGKRRSLLDYKMKKDVVAYRELIKELGIRK; encoded by the coding sequence ATGTATTTAGCACCAGAAAAAAAAGCGGAAATTTTCGCAAAACACGGTAAAACCGTAAACGATACAGGTAACACTGATTCACAAATCGCATTGTTTACTTACCGTATTAACTATTTAACAGGGCACCTTAAAAACAACCGTCACGACTACAACACAGAACGTAGCTTGGTGAAATTGGTAGGAAAGCGTCGTTCACTTCTTGATTACAAGATGAAGAAAGACGTAGTTGCTTATCGTGAGTTGATTAAGGAATTAGGTATTAGAAAGTAA
- a CDS encoding DUF547 domain-containing protein — MLVLIALTASCIGGGDLYHQTLAENQVIPSDKGRLDHHKWDLLLKKYVDSDGFVDYQGFKGQEEELKEYLDYLNENPPQKSWGINEQFAYYINLYNSNTVYIILINDLPDSIKDIDGPLGQVWLKKFIKVDDKEYSLAAVEKNVLQKMGDARIHFAINCASYSCPKLQNTAFTAANVNALMDKSAKELINSDKNDLTDPNHPNLSSIFSFYPKDFTRNGLTLPAYINQYANTEIAEKEEYSYIAYDWSLNK, encoded by the coding sequence GTGTTAGTACTTATCGCGTTAACAGCATCATGTATAGGTGGGGGAGATCTTTACCACCAAACCTTGGCAGAAAATCAAGTGATACCTTCTGATAAAGGGCGACTGGACCACCATAAATGGGACCTGTTGCTTAAGAAGTATGTAGACTCTGATGGTTTTGTAGATTATCAAGGCTTTAAAGGACAGGAAGAGGAGTTGAAAGAATATTTGGATTACCTCAATGAGAATCCGCCGCAGAAGTCGTGGGGCATCAACGAGCAATTTGCTTATTATATAAATCTTTACAATTCAAATACCGTATATATTATTTTGATCAATGACCTGCCTGATAGCATCAAGGATATCGATGGGCCATTGGGGCAAGTATGGTTAAAGAAATTTATTAAAGTAGACGACAAAGAGTATTCTCTTGCAGCAGTAGAAAAAAATGTGCTTCAAAAAATGGGTGATGCAAGGATACATTTTGCTATTAATTGCGCCAGTTATTCTTGTCCTAAGTTACAAAACACTGCCTTTACAGCAGCTAATGTGAATGCGCTTATGGATAAAAGCGCAAAAGAGTTGATCAATTCAGATAAAAATGATCTTACCGATCCCAATCATCCTAATTTGAGTTCTATCTTCAGTTTTTACCCTAAAGACTTTACAAGGAACGGATTGACTCTACCGGCATATATCAATCAATATGCGAATACTGAGATTGCAGAAAAAGAAGAATACTCCTACATCGCCTACGATTGGTCTTTAAACAAGTAA
- the gldA gene encoding gliding motility-associated ABC transporter ATP-binding subunit GldA, which translates to MSIEVSTISKYYGQQKALDKVSFSIKSGEIVGFLGPNGAGKSTMMRILTTYLNANEGTASVNGYDVVEEQREVQKSIGYLPENNPLYPDMYVKEYLSFSAEVYKLTDSKKRIDEVIEETGLTSHVGKKIQELSKGYKQRVGLANALLHRPKVLILDEPTTGLDPNQLVEIRQLIRKVGKNTTILLSTHIMQEVEAMCDRVIIINKGKIVADDYLKNLKSDAAQMIEVEFDYKVEPELLQQIDRVREVTDLINIPGFHYSLRFETKEDMRSAVFDFAHDHELKILSLNKRNKNLETMFTELTKE; encoded by the coding sequence ATGTCTATAGAAGTAAGTACAATTTCCAAATATTACGGGCAGCAAAAAGCGCTGGACAAAGTTAGTTTTTCCATTAAAAGTGGAGAAATAGTAGGTTTTTTAGGCCCTAATGGTGCCGGTAAATCTACTATGATGCGCATTCTCACCACCTATTTGAATGCTAATGAAGGAACGGCAAGCGTCAACGGTTATGATGTGGTTGAGGAGCAACGTGAGGTGCAAAAGTCAATCGGTTACCTTCCAGAGAACAATCCGCTGTATCCAGATATGTATGTGAAGGAGTATCTTTCTTTTAGTGCAGAAGTTTATAAATTAACCGATTCTAAAAAGCGAATAGACGAAGTGATTGAAGAAACTGGACTGACTTCTCATGTAGGTAAAAAGATTCAAGAACTTTCTAAAGGTTATAAGCAACGTGTAGGACTGGCAAATGCGCTGCTGCACCGCCCAAAAGTATTAATTCTGGACGAGCCCACCACAGGCCTTGACCCCAACCAACTGGTAGAAATACGCCAGCTGATTAGAAAAGTAGGCAAAAACACGACCATTTTACTCTCTACCCACATCATGCAAGAAGTAGAAGCTATGTGCGATCGAGTGATCATTATCAATAAAGGAAAAATAGTCGCAGACGATTACCTAAAAAATTTAAAAAGCGATGCGGCGCAAATGATTGAAGTAGAATTTGACTATAAAGTAGAGCCTGAATTGTTACAACAAATCGACCGAGTTAGAGAAGTTACCGACCTCATCAATATACCTGGTTTTCATTACAGCTTGCGATTTGAAACAAAAGAAGACATGCGCAGTGCCGTGTTTGACTTTGCTCATGATCATGAGTTGAAGATCTTATCACTTAATAAGAGAAATAAGAATCTGGAGACGATGTTTACGGAGTTGACGAAAGAGTAG
- a CDS encoding prephenate dehydratase, producing the protein MKIAIQGVQGSYHHQVASHLYGEVSLQECSSFDQLAMAVANGDADKGVMAIGNSIAGSILPNYSLIKEQKLTITGEFYLNINHQLMALHGQKIAAIDEVQSHPMALLQCQPFFRKHQHIKLVETDDTAAAACRIAKDKKRGVAAIASAYAAKLYGLKIIGNHIQQVKKNTTRFVVVEKTDRQIENANKATIHFTTGHQAGSLGKVLTALGGLNINLSKIQSLPLIEKPFLFSFVADLEFEDLLQLEAAQLEIGILVESLEVLGVYKSHKP; encoded by the coding sequence ATGAAAATAGCTATTCAAGGAGTTCAAGGTTCTTACCATCATCAAGTGGCAAGTCATTTATATGGAGAGGTTTCTTTGCAGGAGTGTAGTTCCTTCGATCAGCTGGCTATGGCTGTGGCAAACGGCGATGCAGATAAAGGGGTTATGGCTATAGGAAATTCTATTGCTGGAAGTATTCTACCTAATTACAGTTTGATTAAGGAACAAAAACTAACCATAACTGGGGAGTTTTACCTGAATATCAACCACCAATTGATGGCGCTGCACGGTCAGAAAATCGCAGCTATTGATGAGGTACAGTCACATCCTATGGCATTATTGCAGTGCCAACCTTTTTTTAGAAAACACCAACACATCAAGCTGGTAGAAACAGATGATACTGCTGCAGCGGCTTGTAGAATAGCAAAAGATAAAAAACGCGGGGTTGCTGCCATTGCATCTGCCTACGCGGCAAAGCTTTACGGGTTAAAAATAATAGGAAATCATATACAGCAAGTAAAGAAGAATACTACCAGATTTGTGGTGGTAGAAAAAACAGATCGGCAGATAGAAAATGCCAATAAAGCGACCATTCATTTTACAACTGGGCATCAAGCTGGCAGTTTGGGAAAGGTCCTCACCGCATTGGGTGGCTTGAACATCAACCTTTCTAAAATACAATCGTTACCTCTAATCGAAAAGCCTTTTTTATTCTCCTTTGTTGCAGATCTTGAGTTTGAGGACCTACTTCAATTGGAGGCGGCACAATTAGAAATAGGGATTCTTGTGGAATCCTTGGAGGTTTTAGGAGTTTATAAATCACATAAGCCATGA
- a CDS encoding purine-nucleoside phosphorylase, whose protein sequence is MLSKKQLDQSIEYLKSQGFEAPEVGIVLGTGLGQLGDSIENQKVAHYNQIPSFPLATVEFHSGKLIYGDLGGKKVVVMQGRFHLYEGYDLVDITYPIRVMHGLGIKNLLVSNAAGAINLGMKKGDLMLIEDHINLQGGSPLAFKGVSEFGERFTDMSAPYDKGMNEKLKVLAANQGIALKEGVYASVVGPQLETRAEYRMLKILGADAVGMSTVPEIIVANHLNLPVSAISVLTDECDPENLEPVNINDIIEIAGKAEPKMVALFKGLIELL, encoded by the coding sequence ATGCTTAGTAAGAAACAACTTGATCAATCTATAGAATATTTAAAATCTCAAGGGTTTGAGGCGCCAGAAGTGGGCATCGTTCTTGGCACAGGACTAGGTCAACTAGGGGATAGTATTGAAAACCAAAAAGTAGCGCACTACAATCAAATACCATCATTCCCATTAGCAACGGTAGAATTTCACTCTGGGAAGTTGATTTATGGAGATCTAGGTGGTAAAAAAGTAGTGGTGATGCAAGGTCGTTTCCATTTGTATGAAGGTTATGATCTTGTGGATATCACTTATCCAATTAGAGTTATGCACGGATTAGGAATTAAAAACCTCTTAGTGTCCAATGCAGCAGGAGCGATCAATCTGGGTATGAAAAAAGGCGACTTGATGCTTATTGAAGATCATATCAATCTACAAGGTGGTAGCCCTTTAGCATTTAAAGGGGTAAGTGAATTTGGCGAGCGATTTACAGATATGAGCGCACCTTATGATAAAGGAATGAACGAGAAGTTAAAAGTTCTTGCAGCAAATCAAGGTATTGCTCTTAAAGAAGGTGTCTATGCTAGTGTGGTAGGACCGCAATTGGAAACCAGAGCAGAATACAGAATGCTTAAAATCTTAGGAGCTGATGCGGTAGGAATGAGTACGGTGCCAGAAATTATAGTCGCAAATCATTTGAATCTTCCTGTAAGTGCCATTTCTGTGCTGACAGATGAATGTGATCCAGAAAACTTAGAGCCAGTTAATATCAATGACATCATTGAAATAGCAGGAAAAGCAGAGCCTAAAATGGTAGCTTTATTCAAAGGCCTGATCGAGCTGCTTTAA
- a CDS encoding TIGR04282 family arsenosugar biosynthesis glycosyltransferase encodes MSTKNSDCLIIFTRNPELGKGKRRLAATVGDQAALEIYSFLLEHTRKITKDLPLTKQVWYSEQVHQNDAWDAIIYDKDVQKGEDLGLRMENAFKTAFENHDHVIIIGSDMYDMNQADLEKAFQQLETHDAVIGPAIDGGYYLLGFTKKLVAGVFVNKEWGTETVLEKTLQDLKNVNYATLDARNDVDYYEDIKDIPVFQPFLKHI; translated from the coding sequence TTGTCCACTAAAAACTCCGATTGCCTAATCATTTTCACTCGTAACCCTGAATTAGGTAAAGGGAAAAGACGTCTCGCTGCAACCGTAGGAGATCAAGCGGCCCTGGAGATATACAGCTTTTTATTAGAGCATACTCGTAAGATTACTAAAGACCTTCCACTCACAAAACAGGTGTGGTACAGCGAGCAAGTACATCAAAACGATGCTTGGGACGCTATTATATATGATAAAGACGTACAAAAAGGAGAAGATCTGGGGCTGAGAATGGAAAATGCCTTTAAAACAGCTTTTGAAAATCACGATCACGTCATTATTATAGGATCTGATATGTACGATATGAATCAAGCCGACCTTGAAAAGGCGTTCCAACAATTAGAAACTCATGACGCAGTAATAGGGCCAGCAATAGATGGTGGTTATTATTTGTTAGGATTCACTAAAAAACTGGTCGCAGGAGTTTTTGTAAATAAGGAATGGGGAACAGAAACTGTCCTAGAGAAGACACTTCAGGATCTTAAAAACGTAAATTATGCCACGCTGGATGCTCGTAATGATGTAGATTACTATGAGGATATAAAAGATATTCCAGTATTTCAACCTTTTTTAAAACACATATAA
- a CDS encoding pyridoxal phosphate-dependent aminotransferase, which yields MIPAANRLDSVQEYYFATKLREVRNLLLSGKPIINAGIGNPDLLPPKHVVPALAAALQDPSAHGYQSYLGLPELRIAMASFYKKQYQVGLDPDSEIIPLMGSKEGILHISMAFLNPGDEVLIPNPGYPTYASATKLCEATPISYDLVAEHHWMPDFEALEQLDLSKVKIMWTNYPHMPTGAAGSIQVFERLIAFAKKHHILLVNDNPYSCVGYENKISIHQVTGAKEVALELNSISKTYNMAGWRLGMLAGKAEVIKEVLKVKTNMDSGMFYGVQKGAIAALETDNSWLENQNNIYKKRRLLTMELAMSLHLQPQVQSGGLFVWCKLPDGGKDDKAFVDHLLYEHHIFIAPGSVFGSNGTGYVRFSLCVKEELIKEMIERLSKKVEA from the coding sequence ATGATACCAGCGGCTAACCGACTAGATAGCGTTCAAGAATATTACTTTGCAACAAAGTTGCGTGAGGTGAGAAATTTACTCTTATCAGGTAAACCTATTATCAATGCTGGAATAGGCAACCCAGACTTATTGCCTCCTAAACATGTAGTGCCAGCACTTGCAGCTGCCTTGCAAGACCCTAGCGCTCACGGTTACCAAAGTTATTTAGGATTGCCAGAATTGAGAATTGCCATGGCTAGCTTTTATAAAAAGCAATACCAAGTGGGTTTAGATCCAGATTCAGAAATCATACCCTTAATGGGAAGTAAAGAAGGTATTCTTCATATTTCCATGGCTTTTTTAAATCCTGGAGACGAGGTGTTGATTCCAAATCCTGGATATCCTACTTATGCGAGTGCGACTAAATTATGTGAAGCAACTCCTATATCTTATGATCTTGTAGCTGAGCATCATTGGATGCCTGATTTTGAGGCCTTAGAACAATTAGATTTAAGCAAGGTAAAAATTATGTGGACTAATTATCCACATATGCCTACAGGTGCGGCGGGTTCCATACAGGTTTTTGAACGTCTAATTGCGTTTGCAAAGAAGCACCATATATTACTTGTGAATGATAACCCCTACAGTTGTGTAGGTTATGAAAATAAGATAAGTATCCACCAGGTTACAGGAGCAAAAGAGGTAGCTTTAGAACTCAATTCCATCAGTAAAACATACAATATGGCAGGCTGGCGGTTAGGAATGCTCGCTGGAAAAGCAGAGGTGATAAAGGAGGTTCTTAAAGTAAAAACCAATATGGATAGCGGTATGTTTTACGGGGTACAGAAAGGGGCTATTGCTGCTTTAGAAACAGATAACAGCTGGCTAGAAAACCAAAATAACATTTACAAAAAGCGTCGGCTTTTAACTATGGAACTGGCCATGTCTTTACACTTGCAACCTCAGGTGCAATCTGGCGGCTTGTTCGTTTGGTGTAAGTTGCCAGATGGGGGAAAAGACGACAAGGCATTTGTAGATCACTTGCTTTATGAGCACCATATTTTTATTGCTCCGGGGAGTGTTTTTGGAAGTAATGGAACAGGCTATGTTCGTTTTTCGCTTTGTGTAAAAGAAGAACTAATAAAAGAAATGATAGAAAGGCTTTCCAAAAAAGTAGAAGCATGA